The genomic DNA GCACGCCAAGGCGTACCCCGCCTCCGGCATCGCCCCGGCACACCGCAACCTGGAGATCGGCGGCGAGTACCAGTGGCGCCGCGAGGGCGAGCCGCACCTGTTCGACCCCGACACGGTCTTCCGGCTGCAGCACTCGACCCGCACCCGCCGCTACGACATCTTCAAGCAGTACACGCAGCGCGTGGACGAGCAGTCCGAGCGGCTGATGACGCTGCGCGGGCTCTTCCGGCTGGCGTCGGACCGCCCGTCTGTGCCGCTCGACGAGGTCGAGCCCGTCGCCGAGATCGTCAAGCGGTTCTCCACCGGCGCCATGTCGTACGGCTCCATCTCGCGGGAGGCGCACGAGACGCTGGCCATCGCGATGAACCAGCTCGGCGGCAAGTCCAACACCGGCGAGGGCGGCGAGGACGCCGACCGGCTGTACGACCCGCGGCGGCGCTCGGCGATCAAGCAGGTGGCCTCCGGCCGCTTCGGCGTCACCAGCGAGTACCTGGTCAACGCCGACGACATCCAGATCAAGATGGCGCAGGGCGCCAAGCCGGGCGAGGGCGGCCAGTTGCCCGGCCACAAGGTGTACCCGTGGGTGGCCAGGACCCGGCACTCCACGCCCGGCGTGGGCCTCATCTCGCCGCCGCCGCACCACGACATCTACTCGATCGAGGACCTGGCGCAGCTCATCCACGATCTGAAGAACGCCAACCCGCAGGCCCGCATCCACGTGAAGCTGGTCAGCGAGGTCGGCGTCGGTACGGTCGCGGCCGGGGTGTCCAAGGCGCACGCCGACGTAGTGCTGATCTCCGGCCACGACGGCGGCACCGGTGCCTCCCCGCTGACGTCGCTCAAGCACGCCGGCGGCCCCTGGGAGCTGGGCCTCGCCGAGACCCAGCAGACGCTGCTGCTCAACGGGCTGCGCGACCGGATCGTGGTGCAGACCGACGGCCAGCTCAAGACCGGCCGCGACGTGGTCGTCGCCGCGCTGCTCGGCGCCGAGGAGTTCGGCTTCGCGACCGCGCCGCTGGTGGTCTCCGGCTGCGTGATGATGCGCGTGTGCCACCTGGACACCTGCCCGGTCGGCATCGCCACCCAGAACCCGGTGCTGCGCGAGCGCTACAACGGCCAGGCGGAACACGTCGTCAACTTCTTCGAGTTCATCGCCGAGGAGGTCCGCGAGCTCCTGGCCGAGCTGGGCTTCCGCAGCCTGGACGAGGCCGTCGGCCACGCCGAGATGCTCGACATCACCCGCGCCGTCGACCACTGGAAGGCGCAGGGCCTGGACCTCGCGCCGCTGCTGTACGTCCCGGAGCTGCCGGACGGCGCCGCGCGCTACCAGGTCACCGGCCAGGACCACGGCCTGGAGAAGGCGCTCGACAACGAGCTGATCAAGCTCGCCGCCGACGCGCTGGCCGCGCCGTCCGCCGCCGAGGCCCAGCCCGTACGGGCCCGGGTGGCGATCCGCAACATCAACCGCACGGTCGGCACCATGCTCGGCCACGAGGTGACGAAGAAGTTCGGCGGCGAAGGACTGCCCGACGGCGCGATCGACATCACCTTCACCGGCTCCGCAGGACAGTCGTTCGGCGCCTTCGCGCCCCGCGGCGTCACGCTGCGGCTGGAGGGCGACGCCAACGACTACGTCGGCAAGGGCCTGTCCGGCGGCCGGCTTGTGGTCCGCCCGGACCGCGCCGCGGAGCACCTCGCCGAGTACAGCGTCATCGCGGGCAACACCCTCGCGTACGGCGCCACCGGCGGCGAGATGTTCCTGCGCGGCAAGGTCGGCGAGCGGTTCTGTGTCCGCAACTCCGGCGCGCTCGTCGTCGCCGAGGGCGTCGGCGACCACGGCTGCGAGTACATGACCGGCGGCCAGGCCGTCGTGCTGGGCGAGACCGGGCGCAACTTCGCGGCCGGCATGTCCGGCGGCGTCGCGTACGTCATCGACCTCGACCCGGACAACGTCAACGAGGGCAACCTCGCCGCCGTCGAGAAGCTGGACGACGCCGACCGGGAGTGGCTGCACGACGTGGTGCGCCGCCATCACGAGGAGACCGGCTCGACCGTCGCCGGGAAGCTGCTCGCCGAGTGGGACGCGCCCGACGCGGGCGTCGCCCGGTTCAGCAAGGTCTACCCGTCCACGTATAAGGCAGTGCTCACCGCCAAGGACGCCGCTGAGCGGGCCGGCCTCACCGAGGCCCAGACGCACGAGAAGATGATGGAGGCTGCGCTCCATGGCTGACCCCAAGGGCTTCCTGACCACCGGCCGCGAGGTCGCCGAGACCCGGCCCGTCGCCGAGCGGGTCAAGGACTGGAACGAGGTCTACGTCCCGGGCTCGCTGCTGCCCGTCATCAGCAAGCAGGCGGGCCGCTGCATGGACTGCGGCATCCCCTTCTGCCACAACGGCTGTCCGCTGGGCAACCTCATCCCCGAGTGGAACGACTACGCCTACCGCGAGGACTGGACCGCCGCCAGCGAGCGGCTGCACGCGACCAACAACTTCCCGGAGTTCACCGGGCGGCTGTGCCCGGCGCCGTGCGAGACGGCCTGCGTGCTGGGCATCAACCAGCCGGCGGTGACCATCAAGAACGTCGAGGTCACCATCATCGACAAGGCGTGGGAGGCCGGCGCCGTCACGCCGCAGCCGCCGGAGCGGCTGTCGGGCAAGACGGTCGCCGTCATCGGCTCGGGCCCCGCGGGGCTGGCTGCCGCGCAGCAGTTGACCCGGGCCGGGCACACGGTCGCGGTGTACGAGCGCGCCGACCGGATCGGCGGGCTGCTGCGGTACGGCATCCCCGAGTTCAAGATGGAGAAGCGGCACATCAACCGGCGCGTCGAGCAGATGCGGGCGGAGGGCACCAAGTTCCGCACGGGCGTGGAGATCGGCCGCGACATCGACGCCGCCAAGCTGCGCAAGCGGTACGACGCGGTGGTCGTCGCCGCCGGTGCCACCACCGCCCGCGACCTGCCCGTGCCGGGCCGCGAACTGACCGGCATCTACCAGGCGATGGACTACCTGCCGCTGGCCAACAAGGTCCAGGAGGGCGACTACGTCACCCCGCCTATCTCCGCCGAGGGCAAGCACGTCGTGGTCATCGGCGGCGGCGACACCGGCGCCGACTGCGTCGGCACCGCGCACCGGCAGGGCGCGGCGTCCGTGACCCAACTGGAGATCATGCCGCGTCCTTCGGAGGAGCGCCCCGAGGGCCAGCCGTGGCCGGTCTACCCGATGACGTACAAGGTCACCTCCGCCCACGAGGAGGGCGGGGAGCGCGTCTACGCCGTCTCGACCACGCACTTCGAGGGCGACGAGGACGGCAACGTGGCCTTCCTGCACCTGGTCGAGGTGCGGTTCGAGGACGGCGGGTTCAAGCCGGTGCCGGGCACCGAGGAGAAGATCCCGGCCGAGCTGGTCACCCTCGCGATGGGCTTCACCGGCGTGGACCGGGAGAACGGTCTGGTCGAGCAGTTGGGCCTGGAGCTGGACGCACGCGGCAACGTCACCCGCGACGCGGACTACGCCACGAGCGTCCCCGGCGTCTTCGTCGCCGGCGACGCCGGGCGCGGCCAGTCGCTGATCGTCTGGGCGATCGCCGAGGGGCGTTCCGCGGCGCGCGGCGTGGACCGTATGCTGACGGGCGCCAGCGATCTGCCGGCGCCGATCCGGCCGACGGACCGGGCGCTGGTGGTCTGACGCCCGGCCGCACCACACAGATGTCCTTGGGATGTCCCGTACAACGAGGTACGGAACAGCAAGACCCGCGGCGCCTGCCTCTCCCCGACCGTTGAGGTGGGCGCCTCGGCGCGTCCGGGGGCGCGGTGGGGCCGCGGGGGCGGGCGGGGCGGACGGGATGGCTGCGGTCTGGTGCGGCCGGGACGCAGCGGATACCTTCCGGGAAGGTGCGCCGTCATGCAACTCCCGTTCGTATCCCAGGAGTCCACATGCTCAGACGTCGCTCGACGGCACCGCTGTTCCTCGCCTTAGTGCTCGCCCTGTTCGCCCCGCTCACGGCCGCCGCCGCTCCCGAACCGACCGTCACCGGATCGGGCCCGGCCGCCGACGTCCCGCTGGAGGAGCTGGCGGTGACCACCACCCAGGTGGCCTCCGGACTCCGCCGCCCCATCGACATCGCCGCGCCCGACGACGGCAGCGGCCGGCTATTCATCGCCGAGAAGCGCGGCACCGTCCGCGCCTACCACCCCGACACCGGCCTCGCCGCGGAGCCCGTCGCCGACCTCACCGACGTCGTCGACGAGTCCGGCAACGAGCGCGGACTGCTCGCCATCGTTCCGGACCCGGCGTTCCCCGCGGTGCAGGACCTGTACGTGGTCTACAGCGCGCTGCCCGACGGAGCGGTCACCCTCGCCCGCTACGGGCTCGACGACGGCGGCCTGGAGGTGCTGCTCGCCCAGGAGCACGCCGAGTACAGCAACCACAACGGCGGCACGCTTGCCTTCGGCCCCGACGGCTACCTCTACTGGACCATCGGCGACGGCGGCGGCGCGGGCGACCCGTTCGACAGCGGCCAGCGCCTCGACACCCTGCTGGGCAAGCTGCTGCGCATCGACGTCAGCCGGACCTGCGGCGACCTGCCGTACTGCGTGCCCCAGGACAACCCCTTCGCCGGTACCGCGGACGCCCGCCCGGAGATCTGGGCGTACGGGCTGCGCAATCCCTGGCGCTTCTCCTTCGACCCCGCGGACGGCTCGCTGTGGCTCGGCGACGTCGGCCAGGGCCGCTGGGAGGAGATCGACCACGTCGCCCGTTCGGAGCAGCCGGGCGCGAACTTCGGCTGGTCCTGCCGCGAGGGCTTCGAGGTCTTCGACGAGGCCCAGTGCGCCGGGGACGCCGACTACACCGACCCCGTGTTCACCTACTCCCCGCAGACCGGCGGCTGCGCCGTGGTCGGCGGCCGGGTCTACCGCGGTGAGCGGTACGCCGACCTGCTGGGCGGCACGTACATCGGCACCGACTACTGCTCGTCCGCGGTCTGGGCGCTGCGCGCGGACGGCCGGGGCGGCTACCGGCAGGCGGAGATCGGCCGGTTCCCGACCCAGATCACCGATGTGGGCGAGACGGTCGACGGCGAGTTCTACGTCGTCAACGACCTGCCGGGCGGGCTGCACAAGGTCGCCTTCGAGCGGCAGCGGCCGACCTGCGCGCTGGACATCGTCTCGACCACCTGGGGCGGCGGCCTGACCGCTGATCTGACGCTCACCAACACGGGCAGCACGCCGATCGACGGCTGGACGCTGAAGTTCCCGCTGGCGATGGGCCAGACCGTGATCTCGGACTGGAACACCGACCTCTTCCAGGGCAGCGACATGATCACGGCGGCCAACGCCCCGCACAACGCGGTGATCGAGCCGGGGGAGAGCGTCTCGCTGGGCTATCTGGCGAGCCATACGGGTGATGTTTCGCCGCCGAAGCGCGCCACGCTCAACGGCGACGCCTGCACGCTGACCGCTTCCGGTAAGGCCACCGGCTGACGCTTCGCCATAGCAAGCGCTTCCCCGTCCGCCTCCGGTCGCGCGCCGGAGGCGGGCGGGAAGAAAATGGCGATGATAGTTTCGGATGCACAGCGCGCAACGCCAATGGTCGGACAATTGTCGGATGGGCGCTTCGGCGACACCTCAGACAACGGTTCGGCATCACCTCGAAACCACCCTTGACCCTGGTTAAACCACTCCATACCGTCCTGCTGGTCTAGACAAGTTCAGGTTCGGCTCACTGGAGAGCGGGAGCGGTTCATGCGGAAGTTCGTCATCGGCGCCGTGAGCGCCGCAATGGTGCTGGGGCTCGCTGCCTGTGGCAGCGACTCCGACGATGGGGACGGCGGTGGCGACGCACTGGACGGCAAGGGCAAGACCCTCGACGTCTGGATCATGAAGGGGACCAACCCCGATGCCGAGCCCTTCTTCGACAAACTGAACAAGGAGTTCGAGAAGAAGACCGGCGCGAAGGTCAACGTCGAGTACCAGCAGTGGGAGAGCGCCCAGCGCAAGTTCACCACTGCGATCGAGGGCGGCCCGGACCAGGTGCCGGACGTCGCCGAGGTCGGCACCACCTGGGTGCCCCAGTTCGCCGAGACCGGCGGCCTGGTGGACGTCACCGACCAGGTGAAGGACGCCGGTCTCGACCAGGACCTGGTCGAGGGGCTGAAGGACGCGGGCACGCTGGAGGGCAAGCAGTACGGCATGCCCTGGTACGCGGGTGTGCGCGGCCTCGTCTACCGCAAGGACATCTTCGACAAGCACGGCCTGAAGGCCCCGACGACATGGGAAGAGCTCCGGGACGTCGCGCTCACCCTGAAGAAGGAGGAGCCGGACATGATCCCGTTCCCCGTCGCCGGCGGGGCCGAGATGTTCGCGATGCCCTTCGTCTGGGGCGCGGGCGGCGAGCCCGCCGTGCAGGAGGGCGACACCTGGAAGTCGGCCATCAACTCGCCGGAGTCCGTCGAGGGCCTGCAGTTCTACACCGACCTCGCCACGAAGGACAAGGTGTCCCCGGCGAAGGTCACCACCTGGCGTGAGGATGAGGTGGCCCAGGAGTTCACCAAGGGGAACGTCGCCATGACGATCTCCGGCAACTGGACCCCCAAGACCTTCCTCGACGAGGCCCCCGAGCTGGAGGGCAAGATCGCCGCCGCGCCGATACCCGGCAAGGACGGCGGCATGAGCCCGTCGTTCCTCGGCGGCTCCTACCTGTCGACGTTCGACAGCGACAAGAAGGAACTCGCCTGGGAGTACGTCAAGATGGCCACCACCGGCAAGTTCGCCGCCGAGTGGGCGAAGCAGACGAACTACTTCCCCGGCACCAACACCGAGCTGAAGAAGATCGCCGACCAGGGCGACCCGCTGGTCGAGCCGTTCGCCAAGCAGATGATGGAGGCCGGCGCGACCGTCCCCAAGACCACCGCCTACGGCGAGATCCAGGCCAGCCAGGTGGTGCTGAAGTTGGTCCAGTCCGTGCTCAAGGGCGACCAGAGCGTCCAGGAGGCAGCGGACAAGGCCGCCGGCGAGATGGACGACATCTTCGCCAAGTCCGAGTAGACCCGGGTTTCGGACAAGGACACGGAAAGACACAGTGAAGGATTCGATCGCCGCCGAGGTCGCGCTGGCTCCTCCCACGGAGCCGTCGCGGCCCGGCCGCGCCGCCGCTGACGCCGCCCGCCGCCGCAAGCGGCTGGTGACGGTGACCCGGCCGTGGCTGCTGCTGGCACCCTCCCTCGTGGTGCTGGCCGGGCTGCTGCTGTGGCCGCTGATCGAGGTCGGCAAGCTGTCGCTGCAGGACTACGAGGTCAAGTTCGGCGGCGGCGTCGGCACCTGGACCGGCTTCGACAACTACTCCGCCCTGCTCTCCAACGAGCTGCTGTGGAAGACGGTGCTGCCGAACACGGCGTTCTTCGCCTTCGGCTGCGTGATCCTCACGGTGGCGTTCGGCACCTTCGTCGCGCTGCTGCTCAACCGGCTGGGCACCGTGTGG from Streptomyces sp. CMB-StM0423 includes the following:
- a CDS encoding glutamate synthase subunit beta, which translates into the protein MADPKGFLTTGREVAETRPVAERVKDWNEVYVPGSLLPVISKQAGRCMDCGIPFCHNGCPLGNLIPEWNDYAYREDWTAASERLHATNNFPEFTGRLCPAPCETACVLGINQPAVTIKNVEVTIIDKAWEAGAVTPQPPERLSGKTVAVIGSGPAGLAAAQQLTRAGHTVAVYERADRIGGLLRYGIPEFKMEKRHINRRVEQMRAEGTKFRTGVEIGRDIDAAKLRKRYDAVVVAAGATTARDLPVPGRELTGIYQAMDYLPLANKVQEGDYVTPPISAEGKHVVVIGGGDTGADCVGTAHRQGAASVTQLEIMPRPSEERPEGQPWPVYPMTYKVTSAHEEGGERVYAVSTTHFEGDEDGNVAFLHLVEVRFEDGGFKPVPGTEEKIPAELVTLAMGFTGVDRENGLVEQLGLELDARGNVTRDADYATSVPGVFVAGDAGRGQSLIVWAIAEGRSAARGVDRMLTGASDLPAPIRPTDRALVV
- a CDS encoding PQQ-dependent sugar dehydrogenase, which gives rise to MLRRRSTAPLFLALVLALFAPLTAAAAPEPTVTGSGPAADVPLEELAVTTTQVASGLRRPIDIAAPDDGSGRLFIAEKRGTVRAYHPDTGLAAEPVADLTDVVDESGNERGLLAIVPDPAFPAVQDLYVVYSALPDGAVTLARYGLDDGGLEVLLAQEHAEYSNHNGGTLAFGPDGYLYWTIGDGGGAGDPFDSGQRLDTLLGKLLRIDVSRTCGDLPYCVPQDNPFAGTADARPEIWAYGLRNPWRFSFDPADGSLWLGDVGQGRWEEIDHVARSEQPGANFGWSCREGFEVFDEAQCAGDADYTDPVFTYSPQTGGCAVVGGRVYRGERYADLLGGTYIGTDYCSSAVWALRADGRGGYRQAEIGRFPTQITDVGETVDGEFYVVNDLPGGLHKVAFERQRPTCALDIVSTTWGGGLTADLTLTNTGSTPIDGWTLKFPLAMGQTVISDWNTDLFQGSDMITAANAPHNAVIEPGESVSLGYLASHTGDVSPPKRATLNGDACTLTASGKATG
- a CDS encoding sugar ABC transporter substrate-binding protein, encoding MRKFVIGAVSAAMVLGLAACGSDSDDGDGGGDALDGKGKTLDVWIMKGTNPDAEPFFDKLNKEFEKKTGAKVNVEYQQWESAQRKFTTAIEGGPDQVPDVAEVGTTWVPQFAETGGLVDVTDQVKDAGLDQDLVEGLKDAGTLEGKQYGMPWYAGVRGLVYRKDIFDKHGLKAPTTWEELRDVALTLKKEEPDMIPFPVAGGAEMFAMPFVWGAGGEPAVQEGDTWKSAINSPESVEGLQFYTDLATKDKVSPAKVTTWREDEVAQEFTKGNVAMTISGNWTPKTFLDEAPELEGKIAAAPIPGKDGGMSPSFLGGSYLSTFDSDKKELAWEYVKMATTGKFAAEWAKQTNYFPGTNTELKKIADQGDPLVEPFAKQMMEAGATVPKTTAYGEIQASQVVLKLVQSVLKGDQSVQEAADKAAGEMDDIFAKSE